One window from the genome of Candidatus Thermoplasmatota archaeon encodes:
- the ftcD gene encoding glutamate formimidoyltransferase — protein MFMEKIVECVPNFSEGRDKAVIEAIAASIKSVEGVRLLDVDSGVDFNRTVYTFVGEPEPVLEAACRCARVGVALIDMRKHRGEHARMGALDVMPFIPIKGVTMEDCIQLSKRFGEWMAKELGVPVFLYANSATRPDRVRLPDIRKGEYEALEKKFKDPSFKPDYGEPVFVPKSGATATGAREFLIAYNINLNTNDKSIASEISGKIRTSGYVKKDEKGNPVIGADGQPVKIPGRFKGVQAGGMMYNENIAQVSMNLLNYREVNLHDVFEAVKEEAEKLGVKVTGSEIVGVVPKEALVLAGKFYAKKEKLVIKNDDELVSLAIDKLGLSQLYQFKPEEKVIEYMIEETGPLASMSVKSFLSELASSSPAPGGGSVAALCGALGAALSSMVCNLTIGKEKYESVQYEIKKVLRESDQLRKHLIKLIDKDTESFNEVMKALKMPKETDEQKEKRKEALQKAYKNAAMIPFETAKNCEKLLDLAMVVAEKGNQNSITDAAISAYMANVGVQSAVLNVKINFGSIKDGYFVEKMRKELDKIEKNSNSKTDKIVKIVAGKM, from the coding sequence ATGTTTATGGAAAAAATCGTTGAATGTGTCCCAAACTTTAGTGAGGGTAGAGATAAAGCTGTTATAGAAGCTATCGCAGCGTCTATAAAAAGTGTTGAAGGAGTTAGATTACTTGATGTTGATTCCGGGGTGGATTTCAACAGAACCGTTTATACATTTGTCGGTGAACCAGAGCCTGTTCTTGAGGCAGCTTGTAGATGCGCAAGGGTTGGTGTAGCACTTATTGACATGAGGAAACACAGGGGCGAACATGCTAGGATGGGTGCACTAGATGTTATGCCTTTTATCCCAATCAAGGGCGTAACAATGGAGGATTGCATCCAGCTTTCAAAGAGGTTTGGGGAATGGATGGCAAAAGAACTAGGTGTACCAGTGTTTTTGTATGCAAACTCAGCGACAAGACCTGACCGGGTTAGACTACCAGATATAAGAAAGGGAGAGTACGAGGCTCTTGAAAAAAAGTTCAAAGACCCATCTTTTAAACCTGATTATGGTGAACCTGTTTTTGTACCAAAGAGTGGGGCTACAGCAACTGGTGCAAGAGAGTTTCTTATAGCATATAACATAAACCTTAACACAAACGATAAATCAATAGCATCAGAGATCTCAGGGAAAATTAGGACTAGTGGATATGTTAAAAAAGATGAAAAAGGCAACCCAGTAATTGGTGCTGATGGACAACCAGTGAAGATCCCTGGGAGGTTCAAAGGTGTTCAGGCTGGTGGTATGATGTACAACGAGAACATCGCACAGGTTTCTATGAACCTGCTAAACTACAGAGAAGTAAACCTTCATGATGTCTTTGAGGCTGTTAAGGAAGAAGCCGAGAAACTAGGGGTAAAAGTAACTGGAAGCGAAATCGTTGGTGTCGTCCCAAAAGAGGCTTTGGTTCTTGCTGGAAAGTTTTATGCTAAAAAAGAGAAACTAGTTATTAAAAACGATGACGAGCTTGTTTCTCTAGCGATTGATAAACTTGGTCTCTCTCAGCTTTATCAGTTTAAACCTGAGGAGAAAGTGATTGAGTATATGATTGAGGAAACAGGTCCACTTGCTTCTATGAGTGTAAAAAGTTTTCTTTCTGAGCTTGCATCTAGCAGCCCTGCTCCAGGTGGTGGTAGCGTTGCTGCACTCTGTGGTGCACTAGGTGCTGCTTTAAGTTCAATGGTTTGTAATCTAACTATTGGTAAAGAAAAATATGAGAGCGTGCAGTATGAAATTAAGAAGGTTTTGAGAGAGAGCGATCAGTTGAGAAAACATCTAATCAAGCTTATAGACAAGGATACGGAATCGTTCAACGAGGTTATGAAGGCGTTGAAAATGCCAAAAGAGACTGATGAGCAGAAAGAGAAGAGGAAAGAGGCTTTGCAGAAAGCATATAAGAATGCTGCTATGATTCCTTTTGAAACAGCAAAAAATTGTGAAAAATTACTTGATTTGGCTATGGTTGTTGCCGAGAAGGGCAATCAGAATTCGATTACCGATGCTGCTATTTCTGCTTATATGGCTAATGTTGGTGTGCAGTCAGCTGTTTTGAATGTTAAAATTAACTTTGGTTCAATTAAAGATGGGTATTTTGTGGAAAAAATGCGTAAAGAACTAGATAAAATAGAAAAAAATAGTAATAGCAAAACTGATAAGATAGTAAAAATAGTTGCTGGAAAGATGTAG
- a CDS encoding OB-fold nucleic acid binding domain-containing protein — protein MSIDDLKSHIDDILDVLSEDSEKGVSREELEREFKKFLEYGVPVEQAKQTLIKKFGGAGAVSASAERKLLVDVKPNESNVNLLCRVITINPKEITVKGEKRNIFYGILGDESGTAPFTAWKDFEIAKGDVIEVSNAYSREWRDSVQINFGDRVKIKKTEEDRLQDVSYEPKEVKVRDLKAGLGAVDITARIIDINERETVVDGKTKKVFSGTIGDETGKAQFTSWHDFNLKEGDVVRITGGYIKSWKGIPQLSFDDKAVVKKLDGSKISRDEIKTSKIPLHLLVEKRGALDVEIEGTVIEIHDGSGIITRCPECNRSVVDKECKTHGKLSKVKTDLRVKLVVDDGSGSVNCIIGKDVAERILGKTLDECKRMVEKTKDDKVLVDLINKTFFARRLRVDGNALGDSFGTTVIAKNAELVDVDIKEEAERLSHSLEELR, from the coding sequence ATGAGTATTGATGATCTTAAATCTCACATAGATGATATATTAGATGTTCTCAGTGAGGATTCAGAGAAAGGTGTTAGCCGTGAGGAGCTTGAGAGGGAGTTTAAAAAGTTTTTAGAGTATGGTGTTCCTGTTGAGCAGGCTAAACAGACTTTGATCAAAAAGTTTGGTGGTGCTGGTGCTGTTTCTGCTTCTGCTGAGCGTAAGTTACTTGTTGATGTTAAACCTAATGAGTCTAATGTTAATTTGTTATGTCGTGTTATAACAATTAACCCGAAGGAGATAACTGTTAAGGGTGAAAAGCGTAATATTTTTTATGGTATACTAGGTGATGAGAGTGGTACTGCTCCGTTTACTGCTTGGAAGGATTTTGAGATAGCTAAGGGTGATGTTATAGAGGTTTCTAATGCTTATTCACGTGAATGGCGTGATAGCGTGCAGATCAACTTTGGGGATCGTGTGAAAATCAAGAAGACTGAGGAGGATAGGCTTCAGGATGTTTCCTATGAGCCAAAAGAAGTTAAGGTTAGGGATCTCAAAGCAGGCCTTGGTGCTGTGGATATCACTGCGCGTATCATTGATATTAATGAGCGTGAGACTGTTGTTGATGGTAAAACCAAAAAGGTTTTTTCTGGTACTATTGGTGATGAAACTGGTAAAGCCCAGTTTACGTCATGGCATGATTTTAATTTAAAAGAGGGTGATGTGGTTAGGATCACTGGTGGTTACATAAAATCTTGGAAGGGTATCCCTCAGCTTAGTTTTGATGACAAAGCGGTTGTCAAGAAACTCGATGGTAGTAAGATTTCTAGGGATGAAATAAAAACAAGTAAAATACCTCTTCATCTTTTGGTTGAGAAGCGTGGTGCTTTGGATGTTGAGATTGAGGGTACTGTTATTGAGATCCATGATGGTAGTGGTATTATAACTCGTTGCCCTGAGTGTAACAGGAGTGTGGTGGATAAAGAGTGCAAGACCCATGGTAAACTATCAAAGGTTAAAACTGATCTTAGAGTGAAACTGGTTGTTGATGATGGTTCTGGTTCTGTTAACTGCATAATTGGTAAGGACGTTGCTGAAAGGATCTTGGGTAAAACACTGGATGAATGCAAGAGGATGGTTGAGAAAACAAAGGATGACAAGGTCTTGGTTGATTTGATTAATAAAACTTTTTTTGCTCGTAGACTTAGGGTTGATGGTAATGCTTTGGGTGACAGTTTTGGTACAACTGTTATAGCTAAGAACGCTGAGCTGGTTGATGTTGATATAAAAGAAGAGGCTGAGCGTTTGTCTCATAGTTTGGAGGAGTTACGATGA
- a CDS encoding formate--tetrahydrofolate ligase has translation MKSDIEIARSVKLQNIFDIASKAGFKDNEVIPFGDYKAKISLSALNRVKNNKNGKLILVTTINPTPEGEGKTTVTIGLAQALSKLGKKTLLAIREPSLGPIMGTKGGATGGGYSQVLPMEDINLHFTGDMHAITSAHNLLASLLDNHIFYGDAFHIDPRYIVWPRVLDISDRSLRKIVIGLGGPQDGVPHEVEFAITPASEIMAILCLSKDLDDLKERLSRIIVAYTYNNEPVTARDLKAVGAMAMLLKDAIKPNLVQTIEGVPALIHGGPFANIAHGTNSLIATWMGLKLADYFVTEAGFGSELGAEKFFDIVCRVGGLRPDAVVMVVSIKALKRHGKGNDRAAVRRGLSNLEKHLENISCFGVPVIVAINHYTGDKKEEIEIVERFCSEKNISSALIDVWRHGGEGGIELAGKLVSLIHNTPSRFRFLYDVKMPVKEKIETIAEKMYGADRVVYTVTAEQDIRLCQKLDLDKLPICIAKTQYSLSDDPSLLGRPKGFKITVREIKFSAGAGFLVPMTGKITTMPGLPMKPSSEKIDIDSEGNITGL, from the coding sequence ATGAAATCTGATATTGAAATTGCTAGATCAGTAAAACTTCAGAATATTTTCGATATAGCTAGTAAAGCTGGTTTTAAGGATAATGAAGTTATTCCTTTTGGTGATTACAAGGCGAAGATTTCACTTAGTGCTTTGAACAGGGTTAAAAACAACAAAAATGGTAAACTGATTTTGGTTACAACCATTAACCCTACTCCTGAGGGGGAGGGTAAAACCACTGTTACTATTGGTTTAGCACAAGCCTTGTCTAAGCTTGGTAAAAAAACCTTGCTTGCTATTCGTGAGCCTTCTCTTGGTCCTATTATGGGTACTAAGGGTGGTGCCACTGGTGGTGGTTACTCCCAGGTTCTACCCATGGAGGATATCAATCTTCATTTCACTGGTGATATGCATGCTATAACAAGTGCGCATAATCTTCTCGCTAGTCTTCTTGATAACCATATTTTTTATGGTGATGCTTTTCATATTGATCCAAGATATATTGTTTGGCCTCGTGTTCTGGATATAAGTGACCGTTCATTGAGGAAAATAGTGATTGGTCTTGGTGGTCCTCAGGATGGTGTTCCTCATGAGGTAGAGTTTGCCATTACCCCTGCGTCTGAGATAATGGCTATCCTGTGTTTATCAAAGGATTTGGATGATCTTAAAGAGCGGCTTAGTAGAATTATAGTAGCATATACGTACAACAACGAGCCTGTTACTGCTAGGGATTTGAAGGCTGTTGGTGCTATGGCTATGCTTTTAAAAGATGCAATCAAACCTAATCTAGTACAAACAATCGAGGGTGTGCCAGCGTTGATACATGGTGGTCCTTTTGCGAATATAGCACATGGTACAAATAGTCTTATCGCTACTTGGATGGGTTTGAAATTAGCTGATTATTTTGTTACAGAGGCTGGTTTTGGTTCTGAGCTTGGTGCAGAAAAATTCTTTGACATAGTATGTAGGGTTGGTGGTTTAAGACCAGATGCTGTTGTGATGGTTGTTAGCATAAAAGCATTAAAACGGCATGGAAAAGGAAACGATAGAGCCGCTGTTCGAAGAGGGTTGTCTAATCTTGAGAAGCATCTTGAGAACATATCATGTTTTGGTGTACCTGTTATTGTTGCTATAAACCATTACACTGGTGATAAAAAAGAGGAGATAGAGATCGTTGAAAGGTTTTGTTCAGAGAAAAACATTTCATCTGCTTTGATTGATGTATGGCGTCATGGTGGTGAGGGGGGTATTGAGCTTGCTGGTAAACTTGTTAGTCTTATTCATAACACGCCATCTAGGTTCAGGTTTTTGTATGATGTTAAAATGCCTGTGAAAGAAAAAATTGAGACTATTGCTGAGAAGATGTATGGTGCTGATAGGGTTGTTTATACTGTTACTGCTGAGCAGGATATCAGGCTTTGTCAGAAACTAGATTTGGATAAGTTGCCTATTTGTATAGCTAAAACACAGTATTCCTTGTCAGATGATCCATCTTTGCTGGGGAGACCAAAGGGTTTTAAGATAACTGTTAGGGAAATCAAGTTTTCAGCTGGTGCGGGTTTCTTGGTTCCTATGACCGGTAAGATTACTACTATGCCTGGTTTACCTATGAAGCCTAGTTCTGAGAAAATAGATATTGATAGCGAGGGTAATATAACTGGTTTATGA